Sequence from the Bos javanicus breed banteng chromosome 11, ARS-OSU_banteng_1.0, whole genome shotgun sequence genome:
GCAGGGCCGTCTTGCAAACCTGTCTGGCCCAGGGCCCACCTGGAcacccctgcccacaccttgcCATCACTGGAGGAGTCCAGTGGCTGCCCTGCCAGCCAGCTCTCCTCATCCCCCATGAGTCTGGGCAGACAGGGTCCCACCAGACACAGAATCCAGGAAGTAGACGGAGGAGACAGAGATTTGGCCTGGCCAGGGCAGGTGGCACCCCTTCACCCCGTCTGTGCTGAGGCCCCTGAAAAGCCTGTGTACCCCTCTTCATGAAGCAGGGCCACCCTGGGGTGCAGACCTGATCAGGGGGGCAGTGCACAAGTGGGTTCTGGGGGTGGAGATTGGGCGACACAGTCTTGGGGTCTAACAGGGCCAAAAGGAGCCATGGGGGCTGGAGCCCCCATGTGGGGCAGCATGTGGCCCCCGGGGAACCTGGAGCCCTGAGAGGAGATGGAGGGGACAAAGGATCAGATTCATGTTCCCAAACGGGTACGCTCTGACTGCAGAGATCAGAGGACCAGGGTCGAGATGCTAGTCACAAGGGCGAGGCTCCACATGGTGGAGATGAACTCGAGGCCTTTAAGAAGTCACCCTGATGAGGGGTAGGGTGTTAGATGTGCAGGCCAAGGGAGAACGCAGGGTCCGGGACGTGTGAGCAGGCGGGGACGGAAGGACAGTAGATTTAGCCACCAAAGCCGGATGTGCTGGGAGAGAGGTGGTTTGGGGAAAGATGATGAGCTTTTGTTTAGACACATGGAATCCACTTTAGTGAGTTCTAAGGGGAGCTGGCAAGGTCTACaagatggcagagcagaaggATGTGAgccaaaggtccatctggtcaaagctatggtttttccagtagtcatgtatggatgtgagagttggactataaagaaagctgagtgccgaagaattgatgcttatgaactgtggtgttggagaagactcttgagagtcccctggactgtgagAAAATCacaccaatcaatcctaaaggaaatcaatcctgaatattcattggaaggactgatgctgaggctgaagctctgatactttggccacttgatgcaaagaaccgactcactggaaaagaccctgatgctaggaaagactgaaggcaggagaagggggtgacagatgagatggctggatggcatcaccaactcagtggacatgagtttgagcaagctccgggagttgatgatgaacaggaaagcctggcgtgctgcagtccatggagtcacagagagtcagacacgactgaggactgaactgacctgaagggGAGCTGGCAGAGGTGGCAGAGAGAAGTGTAATACAAGGGAGGGCTCAGAGGCCAGGAGAGGGGACACAGGTGCAGCATCCCAGATCAGGAAGACACTGGCTTAGCACCCCACACGGCCTTAGTGGGACAGACCCCCGCCCCTTCCCCGTGTCCCCAGATGAACATGAGGCAAGGGGAGGCCACCTTCATCGAGGAGCGCCGGGCACGAGAGAACCGGCTGAACCAGCAGAAGAAGCTGATCGACAAGATCCACACCAAGGAGATGAGCGAGAAGTACCGCCGGGTGAGCTGGCCCATCTGGGCACTGCTCTCCGGGATGCCCAGCGCTCCTCAGCCCCGCAGAGGATGCCCCTCACCacacctcctcctccctctctccaggGCCGGCGGGACTTGGACTTCCCCTCCAACCTGATGGGTCCAGAAACTCTGAAAGGTAAGCGCTCAGCTCCCACTGCCCCAGCCAAGGTCCAGAGAGGTCGGTCACCATGAGGCTGGGTGTCACCTGCAGTGGCCAGGGTGAGGGAGACCGATGAACCCCGAGCCCTCCCTGGTGGGCCCTGCACAGGCACACACCAATTGCCACAGCACTGGCTTCAGGGTGCTGCCACTGGCTCTGGGCTCTCGGCCAGGTGTGGCTAACCCCACCCCCGCACCCCGCCTCTCAGCTGTAAAATGCACTCAGCAATGCCCCCCTGGAACCCAAGCCCCTCTGAGAAGCTCCACTAAGCCCCACTACGCCAGCCGCTTCTGCTCCTGCTCTGGATGGAGCCGCTCGAGGGCTGGCTGAGGAGGGAGCCAGTTAAGATACAGGCAACTCTGAAGGCTACCCAGCTCTTGGGTGGCCTCCCCTGAGGACATGGGGGGCATCTGATGGCCCGCACAGAGCTCCCACGCCCTCCATGCATGCTGGCCGTCCTTCCCCTCTGCTGTGCCCAGTGAGGAAGAGAGAGGCCTCCAAGGCTGACGTTGAATACCAAACGAATGTGACTGCTCTGGTGGAGAAGGTCAAGACTGCCGTGCAGTGCTCCCACCTCTGGGTACTACTCACTGACTCCTGGAtgtgggcagaggggcagggggaaGGGCCCATCCCCAGCCCAAGGCCCAGCTGAGCCCGGCCAGGCTCTGCAGACATCTTCACATGAATGGAGACACAGGGCAGCAGCCCGCAGATCAAAGTGGACGGCCCCTGGGCCACAGCCAGCAAGCCTGAGCTGTGGTCCAGGATCGCACAGAGCCCACGGGAACTTGAGGATTAAACCCCGAGGGGGTGGCCTCCACCTCCGACTCCTTCCCCTTCCCAAACCAACAGCAGCTGCCTCTCCACCTAACCCCCCTTTTACTTTAATCCGCTCTGGGATTATTATTAGTAAACCTTGAGCTCCTGTCCATGGTCCTGACATAAGCTTGTCCACCCTTGGACAAGCGACTCAGAGCCACTCGGTCTTGGCGGTGGTCTCTCCAGCTCTTCATTGGGGTCGTCTGCCCGCTCTGCCTGTCATGAGGGGTGGCATGCAAGAACACACACCGAGGGCCTCACAGGCCTTCAACACATCGCGTGGTTGACATTACTGACCACCGGGAGCCAGAAGAACCAGCTGCCCCCTGGCTCACAGCTGCTGCTTGCCCCACTGGCCCTGGCAGGACATTGCTGGACGGTTCCTGGCTCAGAAGGGCACGGAGGAGGACCTGGAGCTGCAGATGGAGGACTGTGAGGAGAGGCGGGCGCAGCTGGAAGCCTTGATGAAGAAGCTGGAGATAGAGGAGGCCACGCTCAAGTTCCGCCAGACGCCCAGCTCCGTCAGGTACGTGGGGGGTCCCGCCTCTCTCTGCACTGACTGCCAGGcttggagctgagcagacccgcTGCCTCAGGGCCTGGCAAGGGTGCTCCCCGCGCCCATGTCTTAGTTCTTGAGCCGGAATTAGCACAACACTCGCTCAGGACCCCGCTGCCATGCCCTCGGTCCGCCACCTCCCACCCTCATCCTCAACAGCTTTAAGTCTGTTGAGAAGAAAATGAACGATATgctgaaggaggaggaagagcgGCTGCAGCTGGCTCACAGCAAGATGACCAAGAGTCAGAAGCTGCTGCTGACCATCCAGACCGGCATCGACAACCTCTACATCCGCCTGATTGGCATTCCCCTACCCACAGGCCAGGTACCAGCGGAGCCGGGAGGAGCCCCCAGCACAGAGGGTCCCTGGGAGGGGCCAGGGCGAGACAACTGGTTCCTCCCCGCTACAGAAGGAAGCAGTGCCCTCGACCACCCTGGACATGTACAGCAAGCTGGCGTACTGCGAGGGCAGGCTGCTGTACCTGGCCGACCGAGTGCAGATGCTGGCCGAAACGGAGGAGGTAGCCCTGGGCCAGGGGTGCCTGCACGCCCCACCTGCCCCAAGGCTCACCGGCCCCGTGCCCTGCAGGTCAGCACCCAGGTGAGGGATGTGTTGGAGTCCTCCACCCTGAGGGAGAAGCAGAACACCAGGATCAGCTTTGAGGAGACGGAGGAGGATGTCATAGGTACAGGAGGCCCAGCAGCTGGAGGGGAGGCGGGGGCAGGCGGCCGGCCTGAGCCGTGCAGAGGCAGGGGCTAGGGGTGGCGCTTGCTGCATCTGACCAGGGTGGCCTGGAGGGACAGTGGGGGCTAAAGCAATGGGAGGCCGCGTCAGCTGTACCCACGGGACTTTAACTGATGGAGGCGATGGGAAGGCACCAGCGCCAGTAGGCAGGCAGGGGGTGCCTAGGCCAGGGCCCCTATGGGGGTCTGTGTGGGAAGCAGCAGGGCGCACAGCTTAAGACCCTCCCATTCTAATAATTCTGGCGCGTGTGGGGCCTCGGGGCTGTCCCCCTCTTGTCTGGCACCTGTCCTTGAGGGATTCAGGCTTGGCGTATAGGGTAGATATTAGCGGTCGAGCGTGGGCTCTGGAAGGACTGGGTGAACTCTCGGCTGTCTCTCTCCCCGGGTGTGCGAGACCCCAGACGCCAGACAGTAAGAAATACACGTCGTTGGTACAACGGGCCCTGCCGTGAAAGGGCGCCAGAGGACAGCCCAGGATCTGGTGACGCAGGTGGGGCAGAGGGGCTGCGGGCGCAGctgccctccccctccttccttgcAGAGACCTTCCAGTTCGCCGACGTGGACCACAGTTACGTGCCCTCGCGGGCCGAGATCAAGAGGCAAGGTCAGCGGCTGATGGAGGAGAAACTCAAAGTggccaagaagaagaagaagtgaccggaggaggacgaggaggccgccctgccccccccccccgcccccacgctTGCACTGCTtacacaaataaacatttttccaggaCTTCGGGGCGCCGAGGGGACGCGGATGCGAGGCATCACGTGGGGAAGTCTGCAGGGAAGTGGGGTGCTCGGTGTGGATCTGGGTCCTGGGGTTCAGGGGCGAGGGTGAGCAGGAGGGTCCAGGCGGGGGCGCGGACGGGGATCCGGACTGAGCTGAAATCCGGGGGACAAACTCGTAAGGCGGGACTGCAGAGTCCGAGGCCCTTTGCCTGCACCGCGCCGCTCTCCCGTGACCCTCGCGGTGCTCGGTACCCTTGCGCCTCGCGCCCTGCGCCCCGCGCCTGCGGCATTCTGCGCATCCGCACCTCGCGAGCCGTACTCCGATGACCCTCGCGGCGCCCGGTAGCCGCGCACCTCGCGCGCCGCACTCCCGTGGCCCTCGCGGCGCCCCGTAGCTGCACGCCCCACGCCCGCAGCGCTATGCGCACGCGCGCCGCACTCCCGTGGCCCTCGCGGCGCCCCGTAGCTCTGCGCCCCGCTGAGCCGGCGCCAAGATGGCGGCGCTGACGAGCACAGAGCGGCCGCGCCGGGGGCCGTGGGGGCCGGAGCGGAGCCTCCGCAGCTGAGCCCCCGAGCTGCCCTGCAGGCCGGCGTTCGCCCGCCGGAACCCGGGGCATGGTGCGACTaccgccgcgccgccgccgccgctgagCTCGCGGGCCGTACCGGGCTCGGACGTGGGAGCAGGAAGATGTTCTCCGCGCTCAAGAAGCTGGTGGGGTCGGAGCAGGCGCCGGGCCGCGACAGGAACATCCCggccgggctgcagtccatgaaccAGGCGCTGCAGAGGCGCTTCGCCAAGGGGGTGCAGTACAACAGTGAGTGCGGCCCGGCGCGGAGGCGCCTGCGGGGcatgtggggagggtgggggcccgGCCGCGCCGCCCGAGTCTCGCTGAATCCGGGTAGCTCCGACCCGGGAAGCGCGCGGGGACTCGTCGCACCCCGAGGGCCTTGCTGTCTGCATTCCGGCCAGCTGAGCCCTTGTCTGTGCCTGCGCGGATGGCGGGGGCCCCGGGGCGCTCCCTTGGGGTCCGGAGGTAATGCGGGCCGGCGAGGAGGGCCCAGAGCACCGCAGGACCGGGGGCCGGGCGCCTCGGCCTGCGGCTCTCCCGTCTGGCCTGTGGGTCATTCCCCAGGAATGCTGGCCCGGCGGGGGAACAGGCGTGCGTCTCGCGTGCACGGTGCGGTTCGTCCAGGCGGCTCCGGGTGCGTCTGCGGCACCCTGACTGGCCCAGGTGACCCCGTCCGAGAGGGGTTCTTACGTAACGGGGGCGAGTCTGTGGTCTGTGACCCGGTCTTAAAGGGGTGGCGGGCTCTCCACCCGCGAGCCGTGTGCCCACCCGCAGGAGGACGGGGCCGGGGATTCCGCTGGCCTGCTAGTTTGACCTACGGGGTTTTTCTCTGTAGACTTGGTATTCAGTTTGAAGAGGGAATGTCAGCTGCGCAGCTCGTTCTTGctccccttttttaaaaagaagcatttGTAAGAGATATATTTAGAAGAACTTTAGAAGGAACAGACTCTTGTTACTGCAGAGCCTTCTCTTCTATGGGAAGGAGTTATTTACCCGATGCCCTGAAAGCCTAGATCGTTTCCAGTCCTCAGctataaattatgtaaaatagtTTAGCTCCTAGACGCTGACTGCCCTCTTGACCTCTTTAAAGTTTTTCCATCTTGCTGGCTTTTCGGTAGTGGTATTTGaagttgtttgttttaatgtgttCTCTGCTTCTAAATCTTTCCCCCCTAAGTATTTCTGTATATTGCTACAAGATATCGGACATTCCCCCATTTCCGACTTGCAGGGAAGCCTGCCAGTCTCTGTGATGAGCCCTGTATTTCAGTTAACAATGTGCCATATTAAGAAACTGATTGGAAAGACTTGGTTTGAATTTAAAAGAGGAGTCGTTTTGCACGTATTCTACCCAATTTTGTGTGTGATTCTCTCACGTTCCCAGAAGAGAACAGTAAATCAAAATACTcattttcagggacttccctggtggctcagtggattaAGCATCCATCTTccagtacaggggacacaggttcgatccctggccggggaactaaaatcccacatgctcaGGATCAACTAAGCCCACGGGCC
This genomic interval carries:
- the CCDC183 gene encoding coiled-coil domain-containing protein 183 isoform X1, coding for MEDLRGVGRTGRVQCEATTSHPAEDSNTDQGSTPGQRAAGRLVWGNNSGWLGAEDGVTREGREFLGSLGIENLGPCHNGPGFQGQSKQVLRSRLSTERAGGAEGSWRTPRAAMKIRNEAEMEEQIQELKTITRLQEQCRALQIQSVKEKTVKNKATLALLRSNIRRRSQEWALAKKYDQWAISRACGKDVPMRLANSRCTMEVAREKLRKYVFDRVNVHNVLIHLVRRRGQKLESMQLELAGLKSQPEATKEELRLQQVIRQLENNIEKTTIKITTSQNIHFLYMDLLDHLKKKLAGYPTELGKLQSLVTNYCLELSDMTVMSQDAMMITDEVKMNMRQGEATFIEERRARENRLNQQKKLIDKIHTKEMSEKYRRGRRDLDFPSNLMGPETLKVRKREASKADVEYQTNVTALVEKVKTAVQCSHLWDIAGRFLAQKGTEEDLELQMEDCEERRAQLEALMKKLEIEEATLKFRQTPSSVSFKSVEKKMNDMLKEEEERLQLAHSKMTKSQKLLLTIQTGIDNLYIRLIGIPLPTGQVPAEPGGAPSTEGPWEGPGRDNWFLPATEGSSALDHPGHVQQAGVLRGQAAVPGRPSADAGRNGGGSPGPGVPARPTCPKAHRPRALQVSTQVRDVLESSTLREKQNTRISFEETEEDVIETFQFADVDHSYVPSRAEIKRQGQRLMEEKLKVAKKKKK